A part of Gemmobacter sp. 24YEA27 genomic DNA contains:
- a CDS encoding ANTAR domain-containing protein has product MTRLRTENLGNALAFVLHRPHPAIQGLTRQLRVIGLELREAWPDLPAEAFSADFIFYDADTGHDEQFPWAPGASPMPMIALIGSEAPGRLNWALTMGAHAQLLKPVSDKGVYAALLVARANYDRARASDALIADLEDRLSARQTVVQAVMIFVLRGKSEAEAYELLRQTAMAWRVTIEIAAARLVANHRAEAPGKEDRK; this is encoded by the coding sequence ATGACGCGGCTCCGCACCGAAAACCTCGGCAATGCGCTGGCCTTTGTGTTGCACCGGCCGCATCCCGCGATCCAGGGGCTGACGCGCCAGCTCCGGGTCATCGGGCTCGAGCTGCGCGAGGCCTGGCCCGATCTGCCCGCCGAGGCGTTCAGCGCCGATTTCATCTTTTACGACGCCGATACCGGCCATGACGAACAATTCCCCTGGGCGCCGGGGGCCTCGCCCATGCCGATGATCGCGCTGATCGGGTCCGAGGCACCGGGGCGGCTGAACTGGGCGCTGACCATGGGCGCCCATGCGCAGCTTCTGAAACCCGTGAGCGACAAGGGCGTCTATGCAGCGCTTCTGGTGGCGCGGGCGAATTACGACCGGGCGCGCGCCTCGGATGCGCTGATCGCCGATCTGGAAGACCGGCTTTCGGCACGGCAGACCGTGGTCCAGGCCGTGATGATCTTCGTCCTGCGCGGCAAATCCGAAGCCGAGGCCTATGAGCTTTTGCGCCAGACCGCCATGGCCTGGCGCGTCACCATCGAGATCGCTGCCGCAAGGCTGGTGGCCAATCACCGGGCGGAAGCCCCGGGCAAAGAGGACCGCAAATGA
- a CDS encoding ABC transporter permease translates to MRFTDLMMAFPALLLAICLAAIFQPSLWIVALVIAFVNWVQTARVIFTQTSSLAERDFIAAEKTLGAGHGRILFRHILPHLLPTLIVWGTLGISTTVLLEATLSFLGVGVQPPIPSWGNIIFENQTWFQAAPWLVFIPGAAILLLALAFNLVGDALRDILDPTQQGRD, encoded by the coding sequence ATGCGGTTCACCGATCTGATGATGGCTTTTCCGGCGCTGTTGCTGGCGATTTGCCTCGCCGCGATCTTTCAGCCGTCTTTGTGGATCGTCGCCCTGGTGATCGCTTTCGTGAACTGGGTCCAGACAGCCCGGGTGATCTTTACCCAGACCTCCTCGCTGGCCGAGCGCGATTTCATCGCAGCCGAAAAGACGCTGGGCGCCGGGCATGGACGGATCCTCTTTCGCCACATCCTGCCGCATCTTCTGCCGACGCTGATTGTCTGGGGCACATTGGGGATCTCGACCACCGTGCTTCTGGAGGCGACTTTGTCTTTCCTTGGCGTGGGCGTGCAGCCGCCGATCCCGTCCTGGGGCAATATCATCTTTGAAAACCAGACCTGGTTCCAGGCCGCACCCTGGCTGGTGTTTATCCCCGGCGCCGCGATCCTTCTGCTCGCGCTCGCCTTCAACCTGGTCGGAGACGCTTTGCGTGACATTCTCGACCCGACACAACAGGGGCGCGACTGA
- a CDS encoding ABC transporter permease: MLAYILRRLALSALILLGVSFITFVLLYVLPADPVRQIAGRSATPETVASIRRQLGLDQPFVVQYGHYLWNLLQGDLGRSYLQKTEVAALITSRLPATLLLMLAAITCELVIGLTLGVVAALYRGRALDNVLMLSSFVTVSAPQFVVALLLLYVFAVKLGWFPIGGYGTFAHLVLPALTLGILGSGWYARIMRSSMLDVLRADFIRTARAKGLGRGRIILGHAIPNAILPVIAMIGIDIGIFMSGIVVVESVFGWPGIGQLAWQAIQRVDIPIIMGVTLVSAFAIVIGNLLADLISPLIDPRIKLR, from the coding sequence ATGCTGGCCTATATCCTGCGCCGCCTTGCGCTCTCTGCGCTGATCCTCCTTGGGGTCTCGTTCATCACCTTCGTGCTGCTTTACGTGCTGCCCGCCGACCCGGTGCGCCAGATCGCTGGCCGCTCTGCCACCCCCGAAACGGTCGCGAGCATCCGGCGCCAGCTGGGCCTCGATCAGCCCTTCGTCGTGCAATATGGCCATTATCTGTGGAACCTGCTGCAAGGCGATCTGGGCCGCTCATATCTGCAAAAGACCGAAGTGGCGGCGTTGATCACCTCGCGCCTGCCGGCGACGCTCTTGCTGATGCTGGCCGCGATCACCTGCGAGCTGGTGATCGGCCTGACCCTTGGCGTCGTCGCGGCGCTTTACCGGGGCCGTGCGCTCGACAATGTGCTGATGCTCTCAAGCTTTGTCACCGTATCCGCGCCGCAATTCGTGGTGGCGCTGCTGCTCCTTTATGTCTTTGCGGTCAAGCTCGGCTGGTTCCCGATCGGCGGCTACGGCACATTCGCGCATCTGGTGCTGCCGGCGCTGACTTTGGGGATCCTCGGTTCGGGCTGGTATGCGCGGATCATGCGGTCCTCGATGCTGGATGTGCTGCGCGCCGATTTCATCCGCACCGCCCGGGCCAAGGGTCTCGGGCGCGGGCGGATCATCCTTGGCCATGCCATCCCCAATGCCATCCTGCCGGTGATCGCCATGATCGGCATTGATATCGGCATCTTCATGTCCGGGATCGTGGTGGTGGAAAGCGTCTTTGGCTGGCCCGGCATCGGCCAGCTGGCCTGGCAGGCGATCCAGCGCGTCGATATCCCGATCATCATGGGCGTCACGCTTGTCTCGGCCTTTGCGATCGTGATCGGCAATCTGCTTGCCGACCTGATTTCCCCGCTTATCGACCCGCGCATCAAACTGCGCTGA
- a CDS encoding acetamidase/formamidase family protein, translating into MCKHCNHTIHAHQHHFGWDNSFAPALKAAPGETILFQCLDSSGGQLGPRSTVADVAALDFGKINPVSGPVFVDGAKPGDVLKVTIDSFTPQQRDGAGFGWTANIPGFGLLTDQFEEPALNVWKFDATSLEPALFGRHARVPLKPFAGTIGNALAEAGHHSIVPPRRVGGNLDIRDLSAGTTLYLPVEVEGALFSVGDTHAAQGDGEVCGTAIESPFDVVLTLDLIKGQPLKTPRFTTPGPVTRHLDAKGYEATTGIGPDLWTAAKDAVSAMIDLLCVTQRLEPVDAYMLCSVCGDLRISEIVDMPNVVVSFYFPRAVFE; encoded by the coding sequence ATGTGTAAGCACTGCAATCATACGATCCACGCCCATCAGCACCATTTCGGCTGGGACAATTCTTTCGCGCCCGCGCTGAAAGCCGCCCCGGGTGAGACGATCCTGTTCCAGTGCCTCGACAGTTCCGGGGGCCAGCTTGGCCCCCGCTCGACTGTCGCGGATGTGGCGGCGCTGGATTTTGGCAAGATCAACCCGGTCTCCGGGCCGGTCTTTGTCGATGGCGCAAAGCCGGGGGACGTGCTGAAGGTCACGATTGACAGCTTCACGCCGCAACAGCGCGACGGCGCGGGCTTTGGCTGGACCGCGAATATCCCGGGCTTTGGCCTTCTGACCGACCAGTTCGAGGAACCGGCGCTGAATGTCTGGAAATTCGATGCGACCAGCCTGGAACCCGCCCTGTTCGGCCGCCACGCCCGTGTGCCGCTGAAGCCTTTCGCCGGCACCATCGGCAATGCGCTGGCCGAGGCAGGGCATCATTCGATCGTGCCGCCGCGCCGGGTGGGCGGCAATCTCGACATCCGTGATCTGAGCGCCGGAACAACGCTTTACCTGCCGGTCGAAGTTGAAGGCGCGCTGTTTTCCGTAGGGGACACCCATGCCGCCCAGGGCGATGGCGAGGTCTGCGGCACTGCGATTGAAAGCCCGTTCGATGTGGTACTGACCCTTGATCTGATCAAAGGCCAGCCGCTGAAAACCCCGCGTTTCACCACACCAGGGCCGGTAACGCGCCATCTTGACGCGAAGGGCTATGAGGCGACAACCGGCATCGGACCCGATCTCTGGACGGCGGCGAAGGATGCGGTTTCGGCGATGATCGACCTGCTCTGCGTGACGCAGAGACTCGAGCCGGTCGACGCCTATATGCTCTGTTCAGTCTGCGGCGATCTCAGAATCTCCGAGATTGTGGACATGCCGAATGTAGTGGTCAGCTTCTACTTCCCGCGTGCAGTTTTCGAATGA
- a CDS encoding FGGY-family carbohydrate kinase: protein MTTAPKYLIGVDVGTGSARAGLFDQTGRLLASAKREITLWRGPGAMVEQSSVQIWGAVAQCVREVMAGADPALVAGIGFDATCSLVVLGEGGVSLPVGPSEDPARDVIVWMDHRAVDQAERINAQGHAVLAYVGGKISPEMETPKLLWLKENRPQIFADARHFFDLADFLTWKATGDEARSTCTVTCKWTYLAHENRWDPSYFRQIGLEELADEQFARIGTRVVPPGTSLGQGLTAAAAADLGLAPGTPVAAGMIDAHAGGIGTVGIEGSPLTHMAYVFGTSSCTMTSTAEPVFVPGVWGPYFSAMVPGLWLSEGGQSAAGAAIDQLLDFHPASAGARAEARGKGQSLALWLTQRILARAPDLSQAAALAGDLHVVPEFLGNRAPHADPHARAVIAGLGMERDLENLEALYLAGICGVAYGLRQILDVQDAAGARVEKIVISGGAGESRLIRQILADATGRVVMGSASDEPVLLGSATLGAVAGGLFPDMRPAMAGLSGPGEAHQPAGGGAKALHERRFQAFTALQQAARLARGA from the coding sequence ATGACCACTGCCCCCAAATATCTGATCGGTGTCGATGTCGGCACCGGCAGCGCCCGCGCGGGTCTGTTTGACCAGACCGGCCGTCTGCTCGCATCGGCAAAGCGCGAGATCACGCTCTGGCGCGGGCCGGGGGCGATGGTCGAACAATCCAGCGTGCAGATCTGGGGGGCGGTGGCGCAATGCGTGCGCGAGGTGATGGCGGGGGCAGATCCTGCCCTCGTCGCCGGGATCGGCTTTGACGCGACCTGTTCGCTGGTGGTTCTGGGCGAGGGCGGCGTGTCGCTGCCCGTTGGCCCGTCGGAAGACCCGGCACGTGATGTGATCGTCTGGATGGATCACCGTGCGGTCGATCAGGCCGAACGGATCAACGCACAGGGCCATGCGGTTCTGGCCTATGTCGGCGGTAAAATCTCGCCCGAGATGGAGACGCCGAAGCTTTTATGGCTGAAAGAAAACCGGCCGCAGATCTTCGCGGACGCGCGGCATTTCTTTGACCTGGCGGATTTCCTGACCTGGAAGGCCACGGGGGATGAGGCGCGTTCGACCTGTACCGTCACCTGCAAATGGACCTATCTGGCGCATGAAAACCGCTGGGATCCGTCTTACTTCCGCCAGATCGGGCTGGAAGAGCTGGCCGATGAACAGTTCGCCCGTATCGGCACGCGTGTGGTGCCGCCGGGAACTTCCCTTGGCCAGGGGCTGACGGCGGCGGCGGCGGCCGATCTTGGCCTTGCGCCCGGCACGCCGGTTGCGGCGGGGATGATCGACGCCCATGCCGGTGGTATCGGCACGGTCGGGATCGAAGGCTCGCCCCTGACCCATATGGCCTATGTTTTCGGCACCTCGTCCTGCACCATGACCTCGACGGCAGAGCCGGTCTTCGTGCCCGGGGTCTGGGGCCCGTATTTCTCGGCCATGGTTCCGGGGCTCTGGCTCAGCGAAGGCGGGCAATCGGCGGCGGGGGCAGCGATTGACCAGTTGCTCGATTTCCACCCCGCAAGCGCCGGGGCCAGGGCGGAGGCCCGGGGCAAGGGCCAGTCACTGGCGCTCTGGCTGACGCAGCGGATCCTTGCCCGCGCGCCTGATCTGTCACAGGCGGCAGCGCTGGCGGGGGATCTGCATGTGGTGCCGGAATTCCTTGGCAACCGCGCCCCCCATGCCGATCCGCATGCCCGCGCCGTGATCGCGGGGCTGGGGATGGAGCGCGACCTGGAAAACCTCGAGGCGCTTTACCTCGCCGGGATCTGCGGCGTGGCTTACGGGCTCAGGCAGATCCTTGATGTGCAGGATGCGGCCGGGGCCAGGGTCGAAAAGATCGTGATTTCCGGCGGCGCCGGGGAATCGCGGCTGATCCGCCAGATCCTGGCCGATGCCACCGGGCGTGTGGTGATGGGCTCGGCCTCGGATGAGCCGGTGCTGCTGGGTTCGGCCACACTTGGCGCGGTGGCGGGGGGGCTTTTCCCCGATATGCGCCCCGCCATGGCCGGATTGTCCGGCCCTGGCGAGGCGCATCAGCCGGCGGGCGGCGGGGCGAAAGCGCTGCATGAGCGGCGCTTTCAGGCCTTTACCGCGCTTCAGCAGGCGGCGCGGCTCGCGAGAGGAGCCTGA
- a CDS encoding SDR family oxidoreductase: MAESMQDKVVAITGAASGIGLECARTLVAAGAKVVLIDRAEDRLKQLCAEMGPNALPLVVDLLDGKQVSAILPKILDLAGRLDVFYANAGAYIGGPVAEGDPDAWDRMLNLNINAAFRSVHAVLPHLIAQKSGDILFTSSVAGVVPVIWEPVYTASKFAVQGFVHATRRQVAPHGVRVGAVLPGPVVTALLDDWPKAKMDEALANGSLMQAKEVAEAVLFMLTRPRTVTIRDLVILPATFDL; encoded by the coding sequence ATGGCTGAATCAATGCAGGACAAGGTCGTTGCGATCACCGGTGCGGCCTCGGGGATCGGGCTGGAATGCGCCCGCACCCTGGTCGCGGCCGGTGCGAAAGTGGTGCTGATCGACCGTGCGGAAGACCGGCTTAAGCAGCTTTGCGCCGAGATGGGCCCGAACGCGCTGCCTTTGGTCGTGGATCTGCTGGATGGCAAGCAGGTCTCGGCGATCCTTCCGAAGATCCTTGATCTCGCCGGGCGGCTGGATGTGTTCTATGCCAATGCCGGCGCCTATATCGGCGGTCCGGTGGCCGAGGGCGACCCCGACGCCTGGGACCGGATGCTGAACCTCAATATCAATGCGGCCTTCCGGTCTGTCCATGCGGTGCTGCCGCATCTGATCGCTCAGAAATCTGGGGATATCCTGTTTACCTCGTCGGTCGCGGGCGTGGTGCCGGTGATCTGGGAGCCGGTCTATACCGCGTCGAAATTCGCAGTCCAGGGCTTTGTCCATGCCACGCGCCGCCAGGTCGCGCCGCATGGTGTCAGGGTGGGCGCGGTGCTGCCCGGTCCGGTCGTGACCGCGCTGCTCGATGACTGGCCGAAAGCCAAGATGGATGAGGCGCTGGCCAATGGCAGCCTGATGCAGGCGAAAGAAGTGGCCGAAGCGGTTCTCTTCATGCTGACCCGTCCCCGGACCGTGACGATCCGCGATCTGGTGATCCTGCCCGCGACCTTTGATCTCTGA
- a CDS encoding sugar ABC transporter permease gives MSDVKLAPKPLDRADERVRNDDSLSGAVRLFIDRVRAGDLGILPVAVGLVVISVVFSSLNPVFLLPNNLVNLLFDCATVGVISLGIVCVLMLGEIDLSVGSMSGFASALVGVIWVNMGLPLPVAIGAALIAGMVIGFVYATLYTRLGMPSFVATLAGLLAILGMQLYILGPTGSINLPFSSPLVAFGQLLVMPAWLSHGLALIPGLVVLFGGLNTAKRRRAAGLTAMPLSLLLIKAGVLTAALQFAVWYLNLGRGVPWMFGLFVGLVVAMQYALTRTKWGRSLFAVGGNREAARRSGINVRRIYYSAFMLCSTLAALGGVLAAGRLASSSQQAGTGDVNLNAIAAAVIGGTSLFGGRGSAWAALLGIIVIQAISNGLTLLNLSSSLRYMITGAVLAIAVIVDSLARQSRATHGRG, from the coding sequence ATGAGTGACGTGAAACTCGCCCCCAAACCCCTTGACCGGGCGGATGAGCGGGTCAGAAACGATGACAGCCTTTCCGGTGCGGTGCGGCTGTTCATCGACCGGGTGCGGGCGGGCGATCTGGGCATCCTGCCGGTCGCGGTCGGGCTGGTGGTTATTTCGGTGGTTTTCTCCAGCCTGAACCCGGTGTTCCTGCTGCCGAATAACCTTGTGAACCTGCTTTTTGACTGTGCGACAGTTGGGGTGATCTCGCTTGGCATCGTCTGCGTGCTGATGCTGGGAGAGATCGACCTTTCCGTGGGCTCGATGAGCGGCTTCGCCTCGGCCCTGGTGGGTGTGATCTGGGTGAATATGGGCCTGCCTTTGCCGGTGGCAATTGGCGCGGCGCTGATTGCGGGCATGGTGATCGGCTTTGTCTATGCCACGCTTTACACAAGGCTGGGTATGCCGAGTTTCGTGGCGACACTTGCCGGGCTTCTCGCCATTCTGGGGATGCAGCTTTACATTCTTGGGCCGACCGGCTCGATCAACCTGCCGTTTTCCTCGCCGCTGGTGGCCTTTGGCCAGCTTCTGGTGATGCCGGCCTGGCTGTCGCATGGCCTTGCGCTGATCCCGGGGCTTGTCGTGCTGTTCGGCGGGCTTAATACGGCAAAGCGCCGCCGCGCCGCCGGGCTGACCGCGATGCCGCTGAGCCTTTTGCTGATCAAGGCGGGCGTCCTGACGGCGGCACTGCAATTCGCGGTCTGGTACCTGAACCTTGGCCGCGGCGTGCCGTGGATGTTCGGGCTGTTCGTCGGCCTTGTCGTTGCGATGCAATATGCGCTGACCCGCACCAAATGGGGCCGTTCGCTTTTCGCGGTCGGCGGCAATCGCGAGGCGGCGCGGCGGTCGGGCATCAATGTGCGGCGGATCTATTATTCGGCCTTCATGCTGTGCTCCACGCTGGCCGCTCTGGGCGGGGTGCTGGCGGCGGGGCGGCTTGCCTCTTCCAGCCAGCAGGCCGGCACGGGGGATGTGAACCTCAACGCCATTGCGGCTGCGGTGATCGGGGGCACGTCGCTCTTTGGCGGGCGCGGTTCTGCCTGGGCGGCGCTTTTGGGGATCATCGTGATCCAGGCGATTTCCAACGGGCTGACGCTTCTGAACCTGTCGTCGAGCCTGCGTTACATGATCACCGGAGCCGTGCTGGCCATTGCTGTGATCGTCGATTCCCTTGCCCGCCAGTCGCGTGCGACCCATGGGCGCGGTTGA
- a CDS encoding ATP-binding cassette domain-containing protein: MSDDKPPKGELLLQLTGVSKNFGAVSALSDIELEVHAGEVVALVGDNGAGKSTLVKVLAGVHQPSAGEVRFMGKPVTLDSPAKALDLGIATVFQDLALCENLDVVSNLFLGHEISPWRLDEVQMEVRAWTLLRELAARIPSVREPVASLSGGQRQTVAIARSLLTDPKIIMLDEPTAALGVAQTAEVLNLIDRVRARGLGVIVISHNMEDVRAVADRIVVLRLGKNGGVFTPESSNQELVAAITGASENAVSRRASRKAAEEHHE; encoded by the coding sequence ATGAGTGACGACAAACCCCCGAAAGGGGAGCTGCTGTTGCAGCTCACAGGTGTTTCAAAGAATTTCGGGGCCGTGTCGGCGCTGAGCGATATCGAGCTTGAGGTCCATGCCGGTGAGGTCGTGGCGCTGGTCGGCGATAATGGTGCCGGTAAATCGACGCTGGTGAAGGTGCTGGCGGGGGTGCATCAGCCCTCGGCGGGCGAGGTGCGGTTCATGGGGAAACCCGTGACCCTCGACAGCCCGGCCAAAGCGCTGGATCTGGGGATCGCGACCGTCTTCCAGGACCTTGCTCTGTGTGAAAACCTCGATGTCGTCTCGAACCTGTTTCTCGGCCATGAGATTTCGCCCTGGCGCCTCGACGAGGTGCAGATGGAGGTTCGGGCCTGGACGCTTTTGCGTGAACTTGCGGCGCGGATACCCTCGGTGCGCGAACCCGTCGCCTCGCTTTCGGGCGGGCAGCGCCAGACGGTGGCGATTGCGCGCTCGCTGCTGACGGACCCGAAGATTATCATGCTGGACGAGCCGACGGCGGCGCTTGGCGTGGCGCAGACGGCCGAGGTTCTGAACCTGATCGACCGGGTGCGCGCGCGCGGGCTCGGTGTGATCGTTATCAGTCATAATATGGAAGATGTCCGCGCGGTGGCGGACCGTATCGTCGTGCTCAGGCTGGGGAAGAACGGCGGGGTCTTCACGCCCGAGTCGAGCAACCAGGAACTGGTCGCGGCCATCACCGGCGCGTCGGAAAATGCGGTCTCGCGCCGCGCAAGCCGCAAGGCGGCGGAGGAGCACCATGAGTGA
- a CDS encoding substrate-binding domain-containing protein produces the protein MKFHALPATAPVMATALAMLLGTAALAEPSGVVGFLMPDQASTRYEEHDFPGFKAEMDKLCPSCEVIYQNANADVALQQQQFNALLTQGAKVIVLDPVDSAAAAGLVTLAQAQGVKVIAYDRPIPATPADFYVSFDNEGIGYAIAKSLTDHLKASGVADGAGVLQINGSPTDAAAGLIRDGIHRALKESPYKTLAEFDTPDWAPPKAQEWAAGQITRFGAEITGVVAANDGTGGGAVAAFKAAGVSPVPP, from the coding sequence ATGAAATTTCATGCCTTGCCCGCAACGGCGCCCGTAATGGCGACAGCGCTGGCCATGTTGCTTGGTACTGCTGCCCTGGCGGAGCCTTCGGGTGTGGTGGGCTTCCTGATGCCCGACCAGGCTTCGACCCGCTATGAAGAGCATGACTTCCCCGGCTTCAAGGCCGAGATGGACAAGCTTTGCCCGTCTTGCGAGGTGATCTACCAGAACGCCAATGCCGATGTGGCACTGCAACAGCAGCAGTTCAATGCGCTGCTGACCCAGGGCGCAAAGGTCATCGTGCTGGATCCGGTCGACTCGGCGGCGGCGGCGGGGCTGGTGACGCTGGCGCAGGCGCAGGGCGTCAAGGTCATCGCCTATGACCGCCCGATCCCGGCAACGCCGGCTGATTTCTATGTGTCTTTCGACAATGAAGGCATTGGCTACGCCATCGCGAAATCGCTGACCGATCATCTGAAAGCCTCGGGCGTCGCAGATGGGGCAGGGGTGCTGCAGATCAATGGATCGCCCACCGATGCGGCAGCCGGGCTGATCCGCGACGGCATCCATCGAGCGCTGAAGGAATCCCCCTACAAGACGCTTGCCGAATTCGACACGCCCGATTGGGCGCCGCCGAAGGCGCAGGAATGGGCGGCGGGTCAGATCACCCGTTTCGGCGCCGAAATTACCGGTGTGGTCGCGGCGAATGACGGCACTGGCGGCGGCGCGGTTGCGGCCTTCAAGGCGGCGGGCGTGAGCCCGGTTCCCCCGTGA
- a CDS encoding LacI family DNA-binding transcriptional regulator — MTPLRPKPAPTRARRTTIYDLAVLVGASPTAVSAVLNGTWKKRRISASLAERITRTAEEQGYALNLQASGLRREKSRLIGMIVPKYDNRYFGSIVERFEAMARERDLFPIITCTMRDPALEIQAAREMISHQVDCLIATGATDPDRISKICEAAGVRSLNLDLPGSRAPSVISDNFGGALALTRRILAASASQRHRGEPIPFIGGRASDHNTSERIRGFRAAHAEAGITVDETMILATGYAPDRAITALEALATRRGQLPRAIFVNSTIALEGVLHWTRSSGHFGSVAPHVGCFDWDPLAAVLTENIVMVQQDVPAMLGALFRLIDADDPAPGLSEIPTHFAPQPFAGTAATVGAD; from the coding sequence GTGACACCACTCCGTCCAAAACCTGCGCCAACGCGTGCGCGGCGCACCACGATTTACGATCTGGCGGTGCTGGTGGGCGCCTCGCCGACGGCGGTCAGCGCGGTTCTTAACGGCACCTGGAAAAAGCGCCGCATCTCTGCCTCGCTCGCGGAACGCATCACCCGCACGGCCGAGGAACAGGGCTATGCGCTGAACCTTCAGGCCAGCGGCCTGCGGCGGGAAAAATCACGGCTGATCGGGATGATCGTGCCGAAATACGACAACCGCTATTTTGGGTCTATCGTTGAACGCTTCGAGGCAATGGCGCGGGAACGCGACCTTTTCCCAATCATTACCTGCACGATGCGCGACCCGGCGCTGGAAATACAGGCAGCGCGCGAGATGATCTCGCATCAGGTCGATTGCCTGATTGCGACCGGCGCCACCGATCCCGACCGGATCTCGAAGATCTGCGAGGCGGCGGGGGTGCGCTCGCTCAACCTCGATCTGCCCGGCAGCCGCGCGCCTTCGGTGATCTCGGATAATTTTGGCGGTGCGCTGGCACTGACACGGCGCATCCTTGCCGCCTCGGCCAGCCAGCGCCATCGCGGCGAGCCGATCCCCTTCATCGGCGGAAGGGCGAGCGATCACAACACATCCGAGCGGATCCGGGGCTTTCGTGCCGCCCATGCAGAGGCCGGAATCACGGTGGATGAGACGATGATTCTCGCCACCGGCTACGCGCCGGACCGGGCGATCACCGCGCTGGAAGCCCTGGCCACCAGGCGCGGCCAGCTGCCGCGCGCCATATTCGTCAATTCGACCATCGCGCTGGAAGGCGTTTTGCACTGGACACGCTCCAGCGGGCATTTCGGCTCTGTCGCGCCCCATGTGGGCTGTTTCGACTGGGATCCGCTGGCGGCAGTGCTGACGGAAAATATCGTTATGGTGCAACAGGATGTTCCGGCGATGCTGGGGGCATTGTTCCGCCTGATCGACGCCGATGACCCTGCTCCGGGGCTGAGCGAGATCCCCACCCATTTCGCGCCGCAGCCCTTTGCGGGCACTGCCGCAACAGTGGGCGCCGACTGA
- a CDS encoding sigma-70 family RNA polymerase sigma factor, which yields MTLRPRLLAMAQAQLGNRALAEDLVQDTWIRLETAQSDSSIANAAGFVSQVTKNGIRDHFRKERRRAEIDAEVRDLLWEQSDEVSAERAVMGRDMLARVQAALEELPEKTRRIFLMNRIDGVPHRKIAQRLEMSDEAVYYHIRRALEHLADLRDAMND from the coding sequence ATGACGCTGCGGCCCCGGCTTCTCGCCATGGCCCAGGCGCAGCTGGGCAACCGCGCGCTGGCCGAAGATCTGGTCCAGGACACCTGGATCCGGCTGGAAACGGCACAAAGCGACAGCAGCATCGCGAATGCGGCGGGCTTTGTGTCTCAGGTCACCAAAAACGGCATCCGCGATCATTTCCGCAAGGAAAGGCGCCGCGCAGAGATCGACGCCGAGGTGCGCGATCTTCTGTGGGAACAATCCGATGAGGTCTCGGCCGAGCGCGCGGTGATGGGGCGGGACATGCTGGCCCGGGTGCAGGCGGCGCTGGAGGAACTCCCGGAAAAGACCCGCCGCATCTTTCTGATGAACCGGATCGACGGGGTGCCACATCGCAAGATTGCGCAACGGCTCGAAATGAGCGACGAAGCCGTCTATTATCACATCCGCCGCGCGCTGGAGCATCTTGCCGATCTGCGCGACGCCATGAACGATTGA